The following coding sequences lie in one Spinacia oleracea cultivar Varoflay chromosome 1, BTI_SOV_V1, whole genome shotgun sequence genomic window:
- the LOC110784437 gene encoding probable serine/threonine-protein kinase PBL3 isoform X2 — MGNCLASFGFSSTSVERNNESRPTPCLKSYSFEDLKTATRKFHPDNLIEKDGDYLVFKGWIEEQTLSPSTPETGMGVAVKILELEGFPDHDEWLTKLNYVGQLHHPNLVKLIGYCLDGKHRILVSEFSGNGSLEHRLTRRVGTRPLSWETRMKVAIGVAKGLSFLHGAESQVVYRYLDASNILLDDEFNAKLSAYLSTRIMDIQGYATQGYPATEYVDTGCVSEKSDVYCFGVLLRALSTGQPAVTQSMIDEQNRLDCVMCFQKSVQIMDTNMEKDDYPRKAVVAVAALASQCTYLNPSLRPKMSEVLQKLQKVVSPPKCI; from the exons TTGAACGCAACAATGAAAGTCGTCCTACTCCATGTTTGAAGTCATACTCCTTTGAAGACCTCAAAACTGCTACCAGAAAATTTCATCCTGACAACCTCATTGAAAAAGATGGCGATTATTTAGTTTTCAAGGGATGGATTGAAGAGCAGACTCTGTCTCCGTCAACACCTGAAACTGGAATGGGTGTTGCTGTcaaaatacttgaacttgaaggTTTCCCAGACCACGACGAGTGGCTG ACTAAATTAAACTATGTTGGCCAACTACATCATCCTAATCTGGTGAAACTAATTGGATATTGCCTTGATGGTAAACATCGGATTTTAGTATCCGAATTTTCGGGCAACGGAAGTTTAGAACATCGTTTGACCAGAC GAGTGGGCACTCGGCCACTGTCGTGGGAGACGAGGATGAAAGTGGCTATAGGTGTTGCCAAAGGACTATCATTCCTTCATGGTGCTGAATCACAAGTCGTATATCGTTACTTAGATGCATCAAATATCTTACTAGATGAT GAATTTAATGCAAAGCTATCAGCTTATTTGTCAACTCGGATCATGGACATTCAGGGTTACGCAACACAAGGTTATCCAGCAACAGAGTATGTTGATACAG GTTGCGTTTCAGAAAAGAGCGATGTTTATTGTTTTGGTGTCCTATTACGTGCACTGTCAACTGGACAACCTGCAGTTACACAATCAATGATTGATGAGCAGAACCGATTGGACTGTGTCATGTGTTTTCAGAAGTCAGTCCAAATTATGGATACCAACATGGAGAAAGATGACTATCCCCGAAAAGCTGTTGTTGCAGTTGCTGCACTTGCTTCACAGTGTACTTATCTTAATCCAAGCTTAAGGCCTAAAATGTCAGAGGTCTTGCAGAAGCTACAGAAAGTTGTAAGCCCTCCAaaatgcatatag
- the LOC110784437 gene encoding probable serine/threonine-protein kinase PBL3 isoform X1, with protein sequence MGNCLASFGFSSTSVERNNESRPTPCLKSYSFEDLKTATRKFHPDNLIEKDGDYLVFKGWIEEQTLSPSTPETGMGVAVKILELEGFPDHDEWLTKLNYVGQLHHPNLVKLIGYCLDGKHRILVSEFSGNGSLEHRLTRRVGTRPLSWETRMKVAIGVAKGLSFLHGAESQVVYRYLDASNILLDDEFNAKLSAYLSTRIMDIQGYATQGYPATEYVDTVVAPGCVSEKSDVYCFGVLLRALSTGQPAVTQSMIDEQNRLDCVMCFQKSVQIMDTNMEKDDYPRKAVVAVAALASQCTYLNPSLRPKMSEVLQKLQKVVSPPKCI encoded by the exons TTGAACGCAACAATGAAAGTCGTCCTACTCCATGTTTGAAGTCATACTCCTTTGAAGACCTCAAAACTGCTACCAGAAAATTTCATCCTGACAACCTCATTGAAAAAGATGGCGATTATTTAGTTTTCAAGGGATGGATTGAAGAGCAGACTCTGTCTCCGTCAACACCTGAAACTGGAATGGGTGTTGCTGTcaaaatacttgaacttgaaggTTTCCCAGACCACGACGAGTGGCTG ACTAAATTAAACTATGTTGGCCAACTACATCATCCTAATCTGGTGAAACTAATTGGATATTGCCTTGATGGTAAACATCGGATTTTAGTATCCGAATTTTCGGGCAACGGAAGTTTAGAACATCGTTTGACCAGAC GAGTGGGCACTCGGCCACTGTCGTGGGAGACGAGGATGAAAGTGGCTATAGGTGTTGCCAAAGGACTATCATTCCTTCATGGTGCTGAATCACAAGTCGTATATCGTTACTTAGATGCATCAAATATCTTACTAGATGAT GAATTTAATGCAAAGCTATCAGCTTATTTGTCAACTCGGATCATGGACATTCAGGGTTACGCAACACAAGGTTATCCAGCAACAGAGTATGTTGATACAG TTGTTGCACCAGGTTGCGTTTCAGAAAAGAGCGATGTTTATTGTTTTGGTGTCCTATTACGTGCACTGTCAACTGGACAACCTGCAGTTACACAATCAATGATTGATGAGCAGAACCGATTGGACTGTGTCATGTGTTTTCAGAAGTCAGTCCAAATTATGGATACCAACATGGAGAAAGATGACTATCCCCGAAAAGCTGTTGTTGCAGTTGCTGCACTTGCTTCACAGTGTACTTATCTTAATCCAAGCTTAAGGCCTAAAATGTCAGAGGTCTTGCAGAAGCTACAGAAAGTTGTAAGCCCTCCAaaatgcatatag
- the LOC110784465 gene encoding probable serine/threonine-protein kinase PBL3, giving the protein MGNCLGSSAQVDNFNSNPTSASGVSKVGSGGKIGHSSNLSSPIVSTSSVKSNNQSLPTARSEDEILSCPGLKAFTFNDLKTATKNFRPDSLIGEGGFGYVFKGWIDEQTLCPARPGSGMVIAVKKLKPEGFQGHKEWLTEVNYLGQLHHPNLVTLIGYCVDGDHRLLVYEFLPKGSLENHLFRRGPEPVSWGTRIKVAIGAAEGLSFLHDAESQVIYRDFKASNILLDAEFNAKLSDFGLAKAGPTGDRTHVSTQVMGTQGYAAPEYVATGRLSAKSDVYSYGVVLLELLTGRRALDKSRVGAEQSLVDWAKPYLGDRRKLFRIMDTKLLGQYPQKAAYTVATLALQCLNPEPRSRPKMSEVLEELKKLQDLKNANKGFKNISSPMRSPMSNHHSPMQFTTSASPLSSHRQSPRVR; this is encoded by the exons ATGGGAAATTGCTTGGGTTCTTCTGCACAAGTGGATAATTTCAACTCTAATCCTACTTCGG CCTCAGGAGTCTCAAAAGTTGGTAGTGGTGGAAAGATAGGCCACTCCTCAAACCTTTCTAGTCCGATTGTTTCAACATCAAGTGTCAAAAGCAACAATCAAAGTCTTCCTACTGCAAGATCTGAAGATGAAATATTGTCTTGTCCTGGTTTGAAAGCCTTCACCTTCAATGACCTTAAGACTGCCACAAAAAATTTCCGTCCTGACAGCCTCATCGGAGAAGGTGGTTTTGGTTATGTTTTCAAGGGATGGATTGATGAACAGACACTCTGTCCTGCAAGACCTGGATCTGGAATGGTTATTGCTGTCAAGAAGCTTAAACCTGAAGGTTTCCAAGGCCATAAAGAGTGGCTG ACAGAAGTAAACTATCTTGGACAGCTACATCATCCTAATCTGGTGACACTTATTGGATATTGCGTTGATGGCGATCATCGGCTTTTGGTGTATGAGTTTTTACCCAAGGGAAGCCTAGAAAATCATTTATTCAGAA GGGGGCCTGAGCCAGTCTCCTGGGGAACAAGGATTAAAGTAGCTATAGGTGCTGCAGAAGGACTCTCTTTCCTTCATGATGCTGAATCACAAGTCATATATCGCGATTTCAAGGCATCAAATATCTTGCTGGATGCG GAGTTTAATGCGAagttgtcagattttggtttggCAAAGGCAGGCCCCACAGGAGATCGTACTCATGTGTCAACTCAGGTCATGGGCACTCAGGGTTATGCAGCACCAGAATATGTAGCTACAG GTCGGCTTTCAGCAAAGAGTGATGTGTACAGTTATGGGGTTGTTTTGCTAGAACTATTGACTGGACGGCGTGCACTTGACAAATCAAGAGTTGGTGCAGAGCAGAGTCTGGTGGACTGGGCAAAGCCATATTTAGGGGACCGAAGAAAGTTATTCAGAATTATGGATACCAAACTGTTAGGCCAATATCCCCAAAAAGCAGCTTACACAGTTGCTACACTTGCTTTACAGTGTCTTAATCCTGAACCAAGATCAAGGCCTAAAATGTCAGAGGTCTTAGAGGAACTGAAGAAGCTGCAAGACTTGAAAAATGCAAATAAAGGTTTCAAGAACATTTCCAGCCCCATGAGATCTCCAATGAGTAACCATCATTCTCCCATGCAGTTTACCACTTCGGCTTCCCCGTTGTCATCTCATCGTCAATCTCCCCGTGTTCGTTGA